AGAATAAGAGGTATAGTGATCCAATTTGGAGGTTCTAATAGCCACACTATTTGTACTTTGGGGCATACAAGAACTTTCGACCCACATTTACATGTCCATTTAGACACAATTACATGTCCGGGTGGTATATAATGTCCAGATTGCTTAACGAGTAAACAGCCCGACATCAACATATTGGCCGACTGGTTGGATAATGGGTTAGGCATGAGACAGGATGAGACACAATGAGACGGGATTTGGCTAATCCTGCAGCTCGTTCCTGACACACGTGGGACGGGATCGAGACGAGATCAGAACGGACCTTACATTTTTCAAATTTGATTCTGCCCAATCCTGGTCTTAGACGAGATCAGGACGGGACAAGCCCAATCCCAAAACTGAAAAAAAAAAATCCTAATTACCATGTTAAGTTTGATGTAAGAATCCAATATCCCAAAATCCTAGTAACCTAATTCTACATCAGGAACACAACTACATATGTACATAACATCCATGATGTCTATGATAGGAATCCAATATCCAATACATCATTATAGTTTAGTCACAATATACTTGATTTGAGACAAATAAGGTCAAAGTTAAACTTTTAACAATATCAGTGATATGATTCAAAGTTTAAACTTTTGAGCACTCAAAATTTTAGTCCAAGATATCCAAAAAGTGACTTCGTCTTGGAGCATATTCAACAACTTTCTCATAAATAAAACCTCAAGGATAATATCCCTAGCATTGCTAAAAGTGAGAGAAAAAAATGCTCTCTCTATGCCCTCTCCTTCGAGAGATTTCTCGACGGCAACCAGTTCTGACTGGTACTGGCTTTGTATCTTCGATTGTGAGAAGGATCTCTTCCTCTTTCTCTCGTCAAATCTGTGGGGGTGCTCGTTGGTCCTCCCTCTATTCAAGTTTCAATGATTTCTCTTCTCCTTCTGTTGGGAAGACTGATGGTGGCGCCGATTCTTTCTTCGTGAATTGGATCTGGGGTTGCTTTGGACAGGAGATGATGTCAATGTATGTGGCATCTGAGGGTGTTGGAGTGCTTGATGATGGTTGGAAGTATGTCTTTCTTTTTGCTTTCAAGGTGAGAGTCGCTGAGATCGATGCAACGGTGGGCAAGCCTTGTGTGGTGGATCAAGATGGGAACTACTCGACGATGTTGTGGGACAACGACGCATGTATTGTTGCCAACGGTGAATGGAAACCTGGAGATCCCTTTCTCCCTCCTCACATCGTCACCATTGATGTTGGCGAGGTGTTAGGAGGGCGACTTTATCTCTCTGGTTTGGCCGATGAGGGTGGGTCTCACAATGGATCGGCAATGGCGGCGGCTCATGGGAGTGGTGTCGACGGCGCTGCAGGCTGCATGATGACTGCTAGGGTTTCCTTCAAGGCCATATTGGCTGGGTTTTGTTTGGCTTGAGTATTTATTTTGTTTTTTTAAGTTATTTCTTTTTTAGGTTCATATTTCACGAAAAGATATTGCGCATACATTTGATTATGTTACCTGGAGCGAGAGAGATCGTAAAGAAAATAGAGACTTGGTGGTCCTTTAATTAGGGTTTATATTTTATTAGCCGGGCTCTATAATTTCTTTGTTTTAGGCTTCATACAAAAAGATGGGTGTACTAGGAGATTACTAGTATAGTTTGCTCTTTTTTGGGTAGATTTGTAGTAATTTCTACGGAACGGTTCAATCTGTCGCCCTTACTGAGAGGAATTGTTTTTGTACTATTTGCTGAGCTAATATAGGATGACCTCTTTTGATTAAAAATAAAAAACAACTTTCTCATTATTTTTCTAAAATGGGAAAACATATGTTTTATTTTTCTCAACTTATGTTGCGAAGCATAAATTCTCGAACGTCATTCAATATTCTTCTCTAATCCTTTTTTTTTCTCTGAAAAGATCTAATCCTTTTTTTGTGGATGTGATTTTTCTAGCACGGTGTTCCTCCTTGTAGCTGTAGTTATCTTCAATAACTTCATTGTGGCACAAAGATGACCAAATCTCGAAATAGCTCTCTAGCAAGTGCAATACTGCAATTGAGGTAACCCAATAAGGACTTTTTTACAATATATATGTATATATCATACATCAAACCATGAATTATCCGATCGTTTTAAATTTTAAATTACTAATCGGACGATTCACGATATGTTATACAAATATGTATAGAAACCGAACTCATGTAATAAACTTCCCTTTCTCTTTTGGAAGGCTTTTTCATTTGGAAAACATCACTGTCACACAAAATCGAATGAAGATATATATAATATAATTATATTCCACAAGCCATGAGGCTCACCACCAAACCTGAACACAAAGGTCCTGTCTCCATCGACCGATTACAAAAATACTGGTAAACAACAAAGAGCATTGTTTGATTCAACTGTTGAACTAGAACCCATCAGTTTGAACATTACAGACCAACAAAGATCGAACAGAGCTAGCCAGCTAAGAATGAAGTATTCTATCAGTATCAGAACCACAGCTAGCTCCCAATCCAAGACTAGTGGAGATCACAAGCCCGATTGGCCTGAAAGAAAACCTGGGCCTGACGGGCCGCCGCCCTCTCCGACACCAAGCCCTGAATGACCCTCGTCTTCACCTCCCACGCCGTGTACGGGAACCCTTTCCTGGCGTACGAGTTGATCAGCGCCGCGCTCGCCTCCTTGAGCAGCCTAGGGAACACGTTCTCATCGTCGTTCCTGGCCGTCGCTTCCATCAGCGTCAGATCGGATCTGTAACGTTCGTAGGCTCTGGACCCGAACACCTTGGACACCGTCGAGGTCTGCGGGACCATCCTCGGCCATGACTCCACTCTGCTGCCCCAGTAGTCCGGCGTGCACCGCCCAGTGGTTCGAGTGAAGAGAAAGCCTGGCCTGGCTGTTGCGGTTGTAGCTAGAAGAAGAAGAAGAAGAGTGAGGTGAGTCAGTTGAGAAGGACGAGCCATGGTGGTGATGTGAAACTGAGATTTGGTTAACTGGGGACCGGTTGGGATCTGAGAATGTTTTCAAACTTGGGTGTTTAACTGGACTCTCACGGTCTCACCCACCATGTCTTCTCGTGTTTTCATGCACGTGGGGGCTCTGGTTCGGTTCTCGATACAAGTCGTTTGGACTAGATTGCCCCTGGTTTTTTACCCGTTCGACGCAAAAGCGGAGGGTTATGTGGTCTTTTCGAGAAAAGAGGCTCCTAAAGAGAGTTTAGGAACTTGGAGATGGTGGTTGGTTCTTGGTTTCATGGAGATGGAGTTTTGAATGGAGAGAAAGACACGACAAGTGAGGAAGGTTCGTACTTACGTGGCTTCTTCAAAGGGGAAAGTCCGATGGACTGTGTTCTATCTTGGGGCTTGGGTAATTTTGATTCCTAATTAGATATTTAGATTTACTTTTGGTTGTTGTGGGTAAATTTTGTTGGTGATCACCTAACAAATTAACATGTATACTTGTGTAGACAGTATAGGTAAAGATCAGCTTTTTTCACTCCCCTTTTCTTTTTGAATAGAAAGATCAGATTTTTAACACTGAGGTAGTGTAATTTCATAGAGTTTAAACTGCAACATGACAGTAACTTATACAATTTCATAGTTGAGTTGATTTGATGAATGATAAAGCGAAATAAATGTGTTCCTAATATTCAACCCCCATAGTAAGTTGTGCAGTGGCATTGAGGCGATCAAGTTGCTTAACTGGACCCAACTACTTCAGTCACATTTGCAGAATTGCAGTTTGCTATTGATATAAAATGCTCATATTATCTCTTATCTTTGAGAAGCCTCAAACAAAAAGCGTCTGTAGCTCAGTGGATAGAGCGTCTGTTTCCTAAGCAGAAAGTCGTAGGTTCGACCCCTACCTGACGCGATTGAATGTTTTCATTTTTCTCAATTTTTTTGTTCACAATTTTCTTTTCATTTTGGAGATCAAACCTCATTTTGAAGATCAAACCTACTTGCAAGGGAAGCTGCACTACAAAATCTTCCAGCTGCACTACAAATCTTCCTGTCCATGAATTGCTTAACATTCTACTTTCCTTTATTAATCGAAATAGTGACGCTTTCTTACAAAACCAAGAAGCAGAGAAAGAAAAGATAAACGCTTAGCCCTAAGAGGAACTTGATGAACTCAATACAAGGGTCTCCTGCCTGTTGTACTTGAGCATCCTGGCCTCTTCTTGAGAAATTTGGTACGCATTTACTAGCACATCATCCGGCAGTGCTCTCAAGACTGAGGTCCAGCCAGCCATTGTGTTGATGATCGCGTTGTCCTGCGTCTTGAATGCTATGTATTGGAATCCCTGATTGTCAATAGCCTTCTGCAAGACTGCGTGGTTTTGCGGCACTATAAACAACTGACCCTGGCGGACCTCATCGTCGAATATGGTCTCACCATTGTCATTCACCACTTGTACCCTAGCACTTCCTCTGATCACGTAGAATATTTCGTGTGCCAAGAGGTTCCAATGTGGGCTATAGATGGCATTCTGCAACACATTTACATCACACATATCATCATCACAATTACACTAACAGAAGATGATCGACTAGCTACATGAACAAAATGTAATGTATACAAGGACTCACATTGTACAAGAAACCCGTCTCGGCGCTGAGGGACATTTGCTTAAGGATGGGCATATCATTGCTGTTGAGGATATTGATGCGACCAGCTTGTGGCGTGTAAATGTCTGCACGTCTAGGGTCACCAAGGTACTGTTTTAGAGCAATGTTGCACAATGACTCCCCAAGACCATTGTCATGTCTTCCCTGCAGTCCTTGCTGCTCATCTTTTTGTTCCTGTTGGGTTCGCTGCCAATGTGATGACTTAATTGGAGGGTGGAGAAAACCAAATTTTCCCTCCACTCTCACGATTTGGCTTCGTTGTTGATCAATCTGGCCATGAACTTTCATGGCAGTTTCAATGTCCACATTGAGAGCGTCTGCAAGTAGGCTAGTGTCAAAGCCTGCGAAGATGTTATTGTTGTAATTTGATCCCTGACCCGAGTGGCGTCTCTGCTCATAACTTATGCCTTCCCCTTCTTGTTGGTTAAACTCATCCTCCTGACTTATGTCTTCCCCTTGTCGGTTAAACTCATCTTCCGGGTTACCAGCAAGATAGAATCTCTATATACATAAAACACCAAAATAGGCAACAGTAATTGGCATGCAATAACTATACATATGACGTTAGAAGTAGTATGAAAATACATATAAGAGTGCATGGATGCTTCCCATCTAATGAAATGAGCATCATATATAGTTTACTTTTCAAGAATTATCCAAACAAAAACTCAATCTTCGAAACACTTGGTTACGTTTCATTAGATATTGATTTAGTGCTCATTCTTTTCAGTTTTCACCATCATCCATGAGTTATTGAACTATATATTTGTTGTTCTTCTCTTAATTTTTTTAGGCACATTGAACTATATTTCAAGTTATATGGTCTATATTCTAGACATGCATGCATGTAATTGTAGTTCTTCATTAACCCTAAAGTTATTTGTGACTTTAACTCTGGCTAGCTAGATCCATTACCCTCGGGTTTCGATCAAGCTGGTTAAGGTCGTTGCAGATGTCTAGAAGACTAACGGCGACGAGGGATGAGTTGCCATTGTTGTGCACCCAGTGGACAATCCCAGGAGGAATAGCAATGATGTCACCTTCTCCAATGAACCGAACCTTCTGGTGGCGTTCTAAATCGTCGAAGCCTTGTCTTTCTTCTTGTACTTGTTCAGAGCCTTGAGACAATTCGAACGTCTCCGGACAGCCAGGCAATGCAGTCATCATCACACCCCAACCTGCACATAACATTTTCATGTCCATTGCATCAGTTTAGTAACTATTCATTATCTGATTCCTACTTAATTCTCTTTTTTGACATATACACACACGCATATACCTTTGACGATGTACATGAGTTGAGGGGAATGTGTGTAAGAAGGCAAGTGAAGGCCATTGGGTTCAATGGTGATTCGCTGAGCCGCGACGCCGGCGCACTGAAAGTCATTCTGGTAGTGATCCCATGACTCAATCCGACCAGCTTCACACTCGATCTGAATATCGGGTTCGCGGGCTTGGAGTTGATCGATTTGGCACTGATTTTGCTTGATGGGTTCAAACTGCGGATCAGCTGCTAAGCACCCGTATTGGGAGAGGACATGAAGGAGTACCAAGCAAAGAGGAATAGCAAGCTGTAAGGGCTTAGCCATTGATATATGCAAGAGCAATTAAGGAGGAGGAGAAGCAGAGTAGAGCTTATATATGGAGGAGGAGATGAGGCAGAGACGACACGTCTTGGCCATACTTATCTTTGCATGGACATTAATACTTCATGTTGTTACACCTCATCCTGTCTTTTAGAGCAGGTGGCTCTTGGTATAGTTCTAGAGAAAGATACAAATTCAACACATATGCATGCAATATATGGTTTTGCTTTCAGTAATTTCTGACGATTATAAGAAGCTGGAAACTGAGAACGAATTTTAATGGCTAGAATTAGTTCCAATATGTGTATATATGGAAGAAATGAAAGAAGTGCACGTTCTAAACTTCAAATTTAAATAGCTAAGCGGTAGTGTCATTGATTAATTGATACATTTATGGACTGAAATCTCATTGCTTTCAGTCGAATCTAGGTTCTTAGTTTGCTGTTTATGACTCATTATTATTGATGAAGTTGTATTGCGACATAATATTCGTTTTACATTAAGAGAAATTTTAAATACACACCCCTAATCTCTTAATACACACCTCTATTATTTTATGTTTCTATTAAGATTTTATAAGTAAATTAAATGACTAAAACAAACATCTCTTATTAAAAAAAAAAAAAAGCGCTAGAAGTATTCTTTTCAATATCTTTTACCCTAAAATCGTTGAAAGTACGTCTTCTCCCATAACCCCAACTCTTCTCCACAATNNNNNNNNNNNNNNNNNNNNNNNNNNNNNNNTTCTTTTTTTTTTTTTTTTTTATCTGTATCAGCTTTAGTTTGATCTTGCATATCATATTCTCAAGTACTGCATCTTTATCATGACATGTTTTATCGAATAACTAGATATCTATGTTTAATAGCTACTTCTACACTTCTACTATCTTGTGAATTTTGAAAAGTTGTATCGATGATTTGGAGTTGAGATATAACAATAATCATTTGATTATAAATTGAACAATGATAATAAAAAATTTCTAACAAAAATTAGACGAAATAATATGTAAAAAGAGGTATCAAATAGTAAATATTGATTAATTATATTAAATAATGAAATATTTCATAAATTAAGGGTATTTTAGGCAGTTTGAGATGTGTATTAAGTATAATACTGAAATGAAAAACTTGATATGTGGTGTATTAAGTAAGGGGTGTGTATTAAGATATTAGGGGTGTGTATTTAAAATTTCTCTTACATTAATAGATCGGCACCCATGATTTTCAGAAAAAAAAAAATGCTTTTGAATATAGAGTATGTTCATGAAATATATAGCACTGCTAGGCATAAATAGTTGATAAAATACCTTTGCTAAACGAATCTAGAGTATTTCCAGTATCATTTGGTCTAACGGCGTAATCTCCTTTTAGTAAGTGGGAGGTTGTGAGTTTGACTCACGAAGTTATAATATTCAAGTTGTTTAGCTGATAAAAAAAACGAATCTATACCTAAATTTGATTAGCAAATCACTTATACATCCTTCAAAAAGATTTAAAACACAAATAAATCCACTTGTTTTGTTGTTAAACAAATAAGGACAATTTTTAACAATTAAGGACAATTTTTTCTCTATATGCCATGTGTCATGATTTAATTTACCAAACTAACCCTACACTAATTAAATATACTTTTAGAAGAGAAAAGTTTTTCCTTTTGAGATTTTTCAGTAAATAGAATACAGTAGTAATTTTCAATAATTTAGTGTGGTAGCAGTTAATTTTAGTAGAAGTAGCAATACGTAGTAGCAGCAACATGAATCAACAACTTACAATAACAACACACAACAACAACACACACAGTAGTAGCACACATCAACAACACACACAGTAGCAACACACATCCACAACAACATGCAGTGGCAGTACACGCAATAGCAGCACACAACCACAACACACGCAGTAGCAGCACACAACAGCACACAATAGCAACACACAACAGCACACGCAGTAGCAGCACACAACAACACACGCAGTAGCAGCACACAACAACAGGCAGTAGCAGCACACAACAACACGTAGTAGCAGCACACAACAACAGGCAGTAGCAGCACACAACAGCACGTAGTAGCAGCACACAACAACAACACACACAGTAGNNNNNNNNNNNNNNNNNNNNNNNNNNNNNNNNNNNNNNNNNNNNNNNNNNNNNNNNNNNNNNNNNNNNNNNNNNNNNNNNNNNNNNNNNNGAGGAGAAGAGGAAGAAGAAGAAGAAGAAGAAGAAGAAGAATAAAAATAATCGGTGTGTTTCTCATATTTAAAAATGGTGGAGAAGTGATATTTTAAGTTAGTGGCAGTTTTGTAGATATTTTAAAAAATAATGATTTTTTAGGTATTTTGCATAAAAAATTGCTGACAGGACGTGGTACTATACACTGTAGGCCTATATATATGTCCTTATTTGTTTAAATATGTTGAAATATGGTTTTTCTGTGTTTTGCAACTGTTTATGATAGCTATACAGTAGGCCTATATATATGTCCTTATTTGTTTAAATATGTTGAAATATGGTTTTTCTGTGTTTTGCAACTGTTTATGATAGTGGGATGTTATTTTCTAAAATTTGATCAGACTATATTAAATTCTTGCTATTGAAACATAGGACCTCCCATATTTACTTTTTGCAGTTATGCTCTTTGAATTGCTAATGGTATGGATTTGATACGATGTGGTTATTGGTCATGCAAGTTGGATCAAAACCATGTTAAAAAGAGAGCTCACTGAGAACAAAAGATTACAAGATGGATCAAAACCATGTTATTTTCTATTTACAACGGTAGATTTCTCCTCTTACAACACAGCCATACAAGGCCGTTTTTATTCTTTGTACCATGCAAAACTCCGTGCCGCATTACGTTTTTACATCTCATCATGCATTCATTTAAGCAATAGCCCTCTGGGACTCGGAAGACCTTGAAGAGCTCAAAGCAACAGTTTCCTGTCTGTTGTATTTGAGATTCCTTGCCTGTTGTCGGTCAATCTGGTACGCATTAGCAAGGACACCGTCCGGGAGTGCACGCAAGACTGAGGTCCGGCCAGCCAGAGTGTTAATCTTGGCATTGTCCTGGGTCTTGAAGGCAATGTACTCGTAGCCATTGTTGCTAGCCTTCTGTAACACTGCGTGGTTCTGTGGCACAATGAAGAGCTGGCCCTGGCGGACCTCGTTGTCCAAGATGGCCTGGCCGTTGTTGTTCACAATCTGA
The window above is part of the Fragaria vesca subsp. vesca linkage group LG2, FraVesHawaii_1.0, whole genome shotgun sequence genome. Proteins encoded here:
- the LOC101311526 gene encoding legumin A-like, which produces MAKPLQLAIPLCLVLLHVLSQYGCLAADPQFEPIKQNQCQIDQLQAREPDIQIECEAGRIESWDHYQNDFQCAGVAAQRITIEPNGLHLPSYTHSPQLMYIVKGWGVMMTALPGCPETFELSQGSEQVQEERQGFDDLERHQKVRFIGEGDIIAIPPGIVHWVHNNGNSSLVAVSLLDICNDLNQLDRNPRRFYLAGNPEDEFNRQGEDISQEDEFNQQEGEGISYEQRRHSGQGSNYNNNIFAGFDTSLLADALNVDIETAMKVHGQIDQQRSQIVRVEGKFGFLHPPIKSSHWQRTQQEQKDEQQGLQGRHDNGLGESLCNIALKQYLGDPRRADIYTPQAGRINILNSNDMPILKQMSLSAETGFLYNNAIYSPHWNLLAHEIFYVIRGSARVQVVNDNGETIFDDEVRQGQLFIVPQNHAVLQKAIDNQGFQYIAFKTQDNAIINTMAGWTSVLRALPDDVLVNAYQISQEEARMLKYNRQETLVLSSSSSS
- the LOC101311235 gene encoding uncharacterized protein LOC101311235, translating into MARPSQLTHLTLLLLLLATTATARPGFLFTRTTGRCTPDYWGSRVESWPRMVPQTSTVSKVFGSRAYERYRSDLTLMEATARNDDENVFPRLLKEASAALINSYARKGFPYTAWEVKTRVIQGLVSERAAARQAQVFFQANRACDLH